The proteins below come from a single Malus sylvestris chromosome 3, drMalSylv7.2, whole genome shotgun sequence genomic window:
- the LOC126616815 gene encoding uncharacterized protein LOC126616815, with product MRRRKKREIYLIAIIYITSSATACVGILLCNCFVPSPSKEKKMANLAKLDFAALDITGKNYLTWVLDTKIHLEAANLGDTIKEESSSSSQDRAKAMIFIRRHLDEALKSEYLTVEDPLALWNALRSRYNHQTTVILPKARYDWTHLRIQDFKSVAEYNSALFRITSQMKLCGDTITEEMLLEKTFSTFHASNMILQQQYRARGFTEYNQLISVLLVAEQNNELLMKNHNSRPTGSAPFPEVNVASLERNTISSRGNNYKRGRGHKQGRWKGKSKNHGVQFHNQVPRYNPGPSFKNTNRQKGKAHVNTPRNHEGGCHRCGGNGHWARTCRTPKHLVELYQASFKEKGVEINFLNQAKPMETPDPVTNLSGQLNTTHLDATDFINERGNEVYGSD from the exons atgagaagaagaaagaaaagagaaatatatctaatagcaataatatacattacttcctctgcaacagcttGTGTCGGTATATTactctgcaactgcttcgttccttcaccgagtaaag aaaagaaaatggcaaacttagcaaagcttgattttgctgccctggacattactggaaagaattaccttacatgggtactggataccaagatccatctggaagcagcaaatcttggagataccatcaaGGAAGAAAGCAGTTCATCCTCTCAAGATCGAGCAAAGGCCATGATTTTTATTCGtcgccatcttgatgaggcactaaagagcgagtacttaacggttgaagatccgttagcCCTTTGGAATGCCTTGAGAagcagatacaatcaccagacaacggtgattcttccaaaagctcgctatgactggactcacctaaggatccaggatttcaaatcagtggctgagtacaattcggcgttgttcagaattacctctcagatgaaACTCTGTGGGGATACTATCACTGAGGAAATGTtattggaaaagactttcagcacattccaCGCCTCTAACATGATACTGCAACAACAGTATAGAGCGCGaggcttcactgaatacaaccagctgatatctgtgctcTTGGTGgctgaacagaacaatgagcttctcatgaaaaaccataattcccgacctactggatcagcaccgttcccagaagtgaatgttgCGTCCCTTGAAAGAAATACCATATCCTCCCgtggcaataattacaaacgaggaCGTGGTCACAAGCAAGGTCGGTGGAAAGGAAAaagcaagaaccatggtgtccagtttcacaaccaggttccaaggTATAATCCAGGCCCGAGCTTTAAAAATACCAATCGCCAGAAAGGAAAAGCTCATGTGAACACTCCTAGAAATCATGAAGGAGgttgccataggtgtggtggcaacggACATTGGGCGCGTACTTGTCGCACCCCAAAGCATCTGGTGGAACTATATCAAGCCTCTttcaaggagaagggtgtcgagatcaatttccttaaccaggctaaaccaatggaAACCCCTGATCCAGTGACCAATTTATCAGGACAGTTAAACACAACCCACCTGGATGCTACAGACTTTATTAatgaaagagggaatgaagtttatgggtccgattga
- the LOC126616816 gene encoding tropinone reductase homolog At1g07440-like isoform X4, protein MNRRDRRWSLEGMTALVTGGTKGIGYAIVEELAGLGAIVHTCARTEVDLNDCLSQWEKKGFQVTGSVCDVVSKTQREELINKVSSLFDGKLNILINNVGANRPKATLEYTAEDYSFLMSTNLESAYHLCQLSHPLLKASGSANIVLLSSIAGVVSLNIGTIYSATKGAINQLARNLACEWAKDNIRTNSVAPWFIATPLGDMFLGKEKALEMVNSRCP, encoded by the exons atgaacaGAAGAGACAGAAGATGGTCGCTTGAGGGAATGACAGCTCTTGTCACTGGTGGAACCAAAGGAATTGG GTATGCTATAGTGGAGGAATTGGCAGGGCTAGGTGCAATTGTGCATACTTGTGCCCGAACTGAAGTTGACCTCAATGACTGCCTGAGTCAATGGGAGAAGAAGGGTTTTCAAGTTACTGGTTCAGTCTGTGATGTGGTGTCCAAAACCCAAAGAGAGGAACTTATAAACAAGGTCTCATCACTCTTTGATGGGAAACTTAACATCCTT ATAAACAATGTGGGGGCTAACAGACCAAAAGCAACACTAGAGTACACAGCTGAAGATTACTCATTCTTAATGAGCACCAATCTTGAATCTGCTTACCATTTGTGCCAACTTTCACATCCTCTGCTCAAAGCTTCAGGATCTGCTAACATCGTTTTGTTGTCCTCCATTGCTGGTGTGGTCTCACTAAATATTGGAACTATATATTCTGCAACTAAAG GTGCAATCAATCAATTAGCAAGAAACTTGgcatgtgagtgggcaaaagaTAACATAAGGACTAACAGTGTTGCACCTTGGTTCATCGCCACTCCCCTCGGTGATATG TTTCTCGGAAAGGAAAAGGCATTGGAGATGGTAAACTCTCGGTGCCCTTGA
- the LOC126616816 gene encoding tropinone reductase homolog At1g07440-like isoform X1: MNRRDRRWSLEGMTALVTGGTKGIGYAIVEELAGLGAIVHTCARTEVDLNDCLSQWEKKGFQVTGSVCDVVSKTQREELINKVSSLFDGKLNILINNVGANRPKATLEYTAEDYSFLMSTNLESAYHLCQLSHPLLKASGSANIVLLSSIAGVVSLNIGTIYSATKGAINQLARNLACEWAKDNIRTNSVAPWFIATPLGDMFLGKEKALEMINSRCPLGRPGEPEEVSSLVAFLCLPAASYITGQTILVDGGVSVNGVLFQGV; encoded by the exons atgaacaGAAGAGACAGAAGATGGTCGCTTGAGGGAATGACAGCTCTTGTCACTGGTGGAACCAAAGGAATTGG GTATGCTATAGTGGAGGAATTGGCAGGGCTAGGTGCAATTGTGCATACTTGTGCCCGAACTGAAGTTGACCTCAATGACTGCCTGAGTCAATGGGAGAAGAAGGGTTTTCAAGTTACTGGTTCAGTCTGTGATGTGGTGTCCAAAACCCAAAGAGAGGAACTTATAAACAAGGTCTCATCACTCTTTGATGGGAAACTTAACATCCTT ATAAACAATGTGGGGGCTAACAGACCAAAAGCAACACTAGAGTACACAGCTGAAGATTACTCATTCTTAATGAGCACCAATCTTGAATCTGCTTACCATTTGTGCCAACTTTCACATCCTCTGCTCAAAGCTTCAGGATCTGCTAACATCGTTTTGTTGTCCTCCATTGCTGGTGTGGTCTCACTAAATATTGGAACTATATATTCTGCAACTAAAG GTGCAATCAATCAATTAGCAAGAAACTTGgcatgtgagtgggcaaaagaTAACATAAGGACTAACAGTGTTGCACCTTGGTTCATCGCCACTCCCCTCGGTGATATG TTTCTCGGAAAGGAAAAGGCATTGGAGATGATAAACTCTCGGTGCCCTTTAGGACGTCCTGGGGAGCCAGAGGAGGTGTCTTCGCTGGTAGCATTTCTATGCCTGCCTGCAGCTTCTTATATTACTGGGCAAACTATTCTCGTCGACGGCGGGGTGAGTGTCAATGGCGTGCTCTTCCAAGGAGTATGA
- the LOC126616816 gene encoding tropinone reductase homolog At2g29340-like isoform X5 gives MNRRDRRWSLEGMTALVTGGTKGIGYAIVEELAGLGAIVHTCARTEVDLNDCLSQWEKKGFQVTGSVCDVVSKTQREELINKVSSLFDGKLNILVQSIN, from the exons atgaacaGAAGAGACAGAAGATGGTCGCTTGAGGGAATGACAGCTCTTGTCACTGGTGGAACCAAAGGAATTGG GTATGCTATAGTGGAGGAATTGGCAGGGCTAGGTGCAATTGTGCATACTTGTGCCCGAACTGAAGTTGACCTCAATGACTGCCTGAGTCAATGGGAGAAGAAGGGTTTTCAAGTTACTGGTTCAGTCTGTGATGTGGTGTCCAAAACCCAAAGAGAGGAACTTATAAACAAGGTCTCATCACTCTTTGATGGGAAACTTAACATCCTT GTGCAATCAATCAATTAG